TGGACGCGGCGGCATGGCAGGACGCGATGGGCACGGACCCGGCCGACCTTCCTTTTCCCGACACGCCCCCCAATGGTGCATTCGAAGCCGGGCGCAGCCTGCTCCACGCCCTTGGCGCACTGGATGATGATGCCCGCATCACGCATGAGGGCACCCGCATGGCGGCCCTTGGTTCCCATCCGCGCCTAGCCGCGATGATGCTGGCCGCCCGCACCGCGCCCGAGCGCGCGCTGGCCTGCGATATCGCGGCCCTGCTGGAAGAACGCGACCCGCTGCGCCCCCGCCGCCCCGCCGGGGGCAGCAGGGGGGCACCGCCCGCGGCCCCCGCGGATATCCGCCTGCGCCTTGACCTGCTGGCGGGCGGCGACCACCCGGATGCCGACCGCGCGGCCCTGTCACGCATCCGCCATGCCGCGCGGCAGTACCGCAGGCGCCTGGGGCTGGGCCGTGACATTCCGGCAGGTGGCGACCCCGCCGCCCTGATTGCCGCAGCCTTCCCCGACCGGGTGGCCCAGTCACGCGGGGATGCAGGGTCATTCCGCCTGGCCGGTGGTGGCAGCGCGCGGCTTTCAAAAACCGATGAACTGGCCCGCGCGCCCCTGCTGGCCGTGGCTGGCATGCATGTGCGCAAGGCCGCCGAGATATGCCTTGCCGCCCCGCTGGAGCGTGACAGCCTGCCCCCCACCTTATTGGCCCGTACGCGTGAACAGGTGGAAACCACGCTCGACCCCACCACCGGCAGCGTGCTGGCCCGGCGCAGGCTGCGGCTGGGCAATCTGGTGCTGCGCGACCGTACGGTTACCGCCAGCGCCGATGAAGTGAGCGCCCTGCTGTGCCAGCAGGCGGCCCAGAACCTTGCGGCAAGCCTGACATGGAGCGATGCCTGCCGCCAGTTGCAGGCACGCGTGGACCTGGCCCGCACCCGCCTTGACCGCCCGGACCTGCCCGACCTGTCCGATGCGGCGCTGGCAGGGACGACCGACACATGGCTTGCCCCGTGGCTTGCAGGCGTGAACCGCCTTTCGGCCCTGGCGGAGCTGGACCTGCTGGCCATGCTGCGCGCCACCATGGACCATGCCAGCCTGAAATGGCTGGACCACACCCTGCCCACCCATCTGGACCTGCCCGGCGGGCGGGCTGGCATCGACTATCTCCAGCCCGTGCCGGTGGCGGCCGCCCGTGCCCAGACCTTCTATGGTGTAACGGACACGCCCCGCATTGCCGGTGGCAATGTGGACCTGCGCATTGCCCTGCTTTCCCCTGCGGGGCGTCCGCAGGCCATAACCGCCGATCTGGCCGGGTTCTGGGCCGGATCATGGGCGGACATGCGCCGTGACATGCGCGGCCGCTACCCCCGCCACGACTGGCCGGAAAACCCTGCCACGGCCAGCCCACCGCCACCACGGAGCCCACGTCGGGCATGAAACTGCATGCATTTTTGTCCATGTTGGCATGC
This portion of the Komagataeibacter sp. FNDCF1 genome encodes:
- the hrpB gene encoding ATP-dependent helicase HrpB, with the translated sequence MAFDPTLQNRLDTLMADAASALPVAAALPALCDVLARTSNAVLVAPPGAGKTTLVPLALLDAQWRGDGRIIMLEPRRLATRAAAQRMAELVDETPGGLVGYRTRLDGATSERTRIEVITEGLLVRRLLSDPMLDGVACVIFDEIHERSVDADAALAFCLDLQRSLRPELKLVAMSATMDGAALSRRMDAELVESEGRMFPVAIRHATRDLVHRRDLPDAMAAAIRTAIGQEEGDVLAFLPGVGEIQRTRTLLAGVDADVLPLYGELPPAEQDLALTPHPDGRRRVILSTSIAETSLTVPGVRIVVDGGFRRVPRLDVGTGLTRLDTVRISRAAASQRAGRAGRVAPGTAIRLWTEMTTRAMPPHDQPEMMEAELTGLRLDAAAWQDAMGTDPADLPFPDTPPNGAFEAGRSLLHALGALDDDARITHEGTRMAALGSHPRLAAMMLAARTAPERALACDIAALLEERDPLRPRRPAGGSRGAPPAAPADIRLRLDLLAGGDHPDADRAALSRIRHAARQYRRRLGLGRDIPAGGDPAALIAAAFPDRVAQSRGDAGSFRLAGGGSARLSKTDELARAPLLAVAGMHVRKAAEICLAAPLERDSLPPTLLARTREQVETTLDPTTGSVLARRRLRLGNLVLRDRTVTASADEVSALLCQQAAQNLAASLTWSDACRQLQARVDLARTRLDRPDLPDLSDAALAGTTDTWLAPWLAGVNRLSALAELDLLAMLRATMDHASLKWLDHTLPTHLDLPGGRAGIDYLQPVPVAAARAQTFYGVTDTPRIAGGNVDLRIALLSPAGRPQAITADLAGFWAGSWADMRRDMRGRYPRHDWPENPATASPPPPRSPRRA